A region of Pyxidicoccus parkwaysis DNA encodes the following proteins:
- a CDS encoding alkaline phosphatase family protein, whose translation MIRALVLVTLLAALPASAKPPRLTLFITVDALGSDVLLRNRPRLQGGLGQLLNAGAFYPYARYGYAKCRTAPGHTTLSTGANPWRHGITDNRWVDRATAKPVNSFMDPAHPVLEVPLAPGQDASPANLQVETLADRLRVATQERGKAVAVSLKSRAAIALAGRLGQAWWFDDNVGKFVSGTWYTKEFPAWVKELNARKIPESYFGKKWELSRPRSEYVGEDDRPYEAESYGLGRTFPHPLDGGLPSPGLTFYRAFGVSPYSHELLVEAAKAALVGEGLGQDDVPDLLAVSISGTDLTFHEFGPYSWEMQDTLLRLDKALGDLIAAAERAAGGRGNLVIVLTADHGGAAAPEQWAAQGLPAQRVSPGALSQALTQELRKQFGDDVTATVEELDVYLSGKSLEGGKVDGAAVRRAAAAWLAKQPAVVTAVARDDLFSAPDVAGQLGPLRKGYFPERSGDVLYLLKPFVLLYADAEGTSHGTPYSYDSQVPVVFAGKGIKPGTYLTEMDPVDVASTLSALLEMGMPASAEGKPRAEVLTGK comes from the coding sequence ATGATTCGCGCGCTCGTGTTGGTGACGCTCCTGGCCGCCCTGCCCGCTTCGGCGAAGCCGCCGCGGCTCACGCTGTTCATCACCGTGGATGCGCTCGGCAGCGACGTGCTGCTGCGCAACCGGCCCCGGCTCCAGGGTGGCCTTGGGCAACTGCTCAACGCGGGCGCCTTCTACCCGTACGCGCGCTATGGCTACGCCAAGTGCCGCACCGCGCCGGGACACACCACGCTCTCCACGGGGGCCAACCCGTGGCGGCATGGAATCACCGACAACCGGTGGGTCGACCGAGCCACCGCGAAGCCGGTGAACTCCTTCATGGACCCGGCGCACCCGGTGCTGGAGGTGCCGCTGGCGCCGGGGCAGGACGCCAGCCCGGCCAACCTCCAGGTGGAGACGCTGGCGGACCGGCTCCGGGTGGCCACGCAGGAGCGAGGCAAGGCTGTGGCGGTGTCGCTCAAATCGCGCGCGGCCATCGCCCTGGCGGGGCGGCTCGGACAGGCGTGGTGGTTCGACGACAACGTGGGGAAGTTCGTGTCGGGCACCTGGTACACGAAGGAGTTCCCCGCGTGGGTGAAGGAACTCAACGCGCGCAAGATTCCGGAGTCCTACTTCGGGAAGAAGTGGGAGCTGTCGCGCCCGCGCTCGGAGTACGTGGGCGAGGATGACCGGCCCTACGAGGCGGAGTCGTATGGCCTGGGCCGCACCTTCCCGCATCCGCTGGACGGAGGACTGCCGTCGCCGGGGCTGACGTTCTACCGGGCCTTCGGCGTGTCGCCGTACTCGCACGAGCTGCTGGTGGAGGCGGCGAAGGCGGCGCTCGTCGGTGAAGGACTGGGGCAGGACGACGTGCCGGATCTGCTCGCGGTGAGCATCAGCGGGACGGACCTGACGTTCCACGAGTTCGGCCCGTACTCGTGGGAGATGCAGGACACGCTGCTGCGGCTGGACAAGGCGCTGGGAGACCTCATCGCGGCGGCCGAGCGCGCGGCGGGAGGCCGGGGCAACCTGGTCATTGTGCTGACGGCGGACCACGGCGGCGCGGCTGCGCCCGAGCAGTGGGCGGCGCAGGGCCTGCCGGCGCAGCGAGTGAGTCCGGGGGCGCTGTCGCAGGCGCTGACGCAGGAGCTGCGCAAGCAGTTCGGCGACGACGTGACGGCCACGGTGGAGGAGCTGGACGTGTACCTCTCCGGCAAGTCGCTGGAGGGCGGCAAGGTGGACGGCGCGGCGGTGCGGCGCGCGGCGGCGGCATGGCTGGCGAAGCAGCCGGCGGTGGTGACGGCGGTGGCGAGGGATGACCTCTTCAGCGCGCCGGATGTCGCGGGGCAGCTCGGGCCGCTGCGCAAGGGCTACTTTCCGGAGCGCAGCGGAGACGTGCTGTACCTGCTCAAGCCCTTCGTCCTGCTCTACGCGGACGCGGAGGGCACGAGCCACGGCACGCCGTACTCGTATGACTCGCAGGTGCCCGTTGTCTTCGCGGGCAAGGGCATCAAGCCCGGCACGTACCTGACGGAGATGGACCCCGTGGACGTGGCGTCCACGCTGTCCGCACTGCTGGAGATGGGGATGCCCGCGTCCGCGGAGGGCAAGCCGCGCGCGG
- a CDS encoding ADP-ribosylglycohydrolase family protein, which yields MPPNRRNAPKGPDPLLAQRRRGALLGLAVGNALAVPTAHRPLMAVPFPNRAEGPYLKLMGGGPHELRKGQVTEEVQLACCLGHSLRDLRRYDAADALRRYRAWQPHAFDVSESMKDVLEECQNGLPLGAGRRSWLKAFRRPALPGSLARTAPLGVYLAGDTAARTQASLEDSALTDFDPRCQLACAAFNAAIARAVTSGAELKAEDLLVAAESGLLVAGAALGRSTPDYVQEVTQASAFLREDLTMARQEDPWLYGPELHLHRATHAVRVAFRLAFWELLHAPSAEAALLDVVHRGGDTEAHAAITGALVGAFHGEEALPAEWRKGVLEALATVKGPLWDVYHPRHLLALAAA from the coding sequence ATGCCGCCCAACCGCCGCAATGCCCCCAAGGGGCCTGATCCCCTCCTCGCCCAGCGACGCCGGGGGGCACTGCTGGGCCTGGCCGTCGGCAACGCCCTGGCCGTGCCCACCGCGCACCGGCCCCTCATGGCCGTGCCCTTCCCCAACCGCGCCGAGGGCCCCTACCTCAAGCTGATGGGCGGGGGGCCGCATGAGCTGCGCAAAGGCCAGGTGACGGAGGAGGTGCAGTTGGCGTGCTGCCTCGGCCACAGCCTCAGGGATTTGAGGCGCTATGACGCCGCGGACGCGCTCCGCCGCTACCGCGCCTGGCAGCCGCACGCCTTCGACGTCAGCGAGTCGATGAAGGACGTGCTGGAGGAATGTCAGAATGGCCTGCCGCTGGGCGCCGGCCGCCGCTCATGGCTGAAGGCCTTCCGTCGGCCCGCGCTCCCGGGGAGCCTGGCTCGCACCGCGCCCCTGGGCGTGTACCTGGCGGGCGACACGGCCGCGCGCACCCAGGCCTCGCTGGAGGACTCCGCCCTCACCGACTTCGACCCGCGCTGCCAGCTCGCCTGCGCGGCCTTCAACGCCGCCATCGCCCGCGCCGTCACCAGCGGCGCGGAGCTGAAGGCGGAGGACCTCCTCGTCGCCGCCGAGTCCGGCCTGCTCGTGGCGGGCGCGGCGCTCGGGCGCTCCACCCCCGACTACGTGCAGGAGGTGACCCAGGCCTCCGCCTTCCTCCGGGAGGATTTGACGATGGCCCGGCAGGAGGACCCGTGGCTCTACGGCCCGGAGCTCCACCTGCACCGCGCGACGCACGCCGTGCGCGTCGCCTTCCGGCTGGCATTCTGGGAGCTGCTCCATGCCCCGAGCGCCGAGGCCGCGCTGCTCGACGTCGTCCACCGGGGCGGTGACACCGAGGCGCACGCGGCGATCACCGGCGCGCTGGTGGGCGCCTTCCATGGCGAGGAGGCCCTCCCCGCCGAGTGGCGCAAGGGCGTGCTGGAGGCGCTCGCCACGGTGAAGGGCCCCCTCTGGGACGTGTACCACCCGAGGCACCTGCTGGCGCTCGCCGCCGCGTGA
- a CDS encoding MBL fold metallo-hydrolase, whose amino-acid sequence MNLRRGLTRVAKWTGALVAVALAGTLISAWPAFGGRAKGARLERMQHSPQWQDGHFENPQPLFNDWSRSLTAMFNASPVASPTELPLSTATGDHHRWETPPATGLRVTWFGHSSTLVEIDGARVLTDPIWSDRASPLTWVGPKRWYAPPVALTELPKVDAVVISHDHYDHLDHRTLVAMKDWDTTFIVPLGVGAHLEAWGIPTARIVELDWWERTQVAGLDIVCTPSRHASGRTGIDKDATLWAGFAMLGPKHRAYYSGDTGLFPAMKDIGARLGPFDVTLIEVGQYHSAWPDWHIGPEQAVLAHQQLQGRVLLPVHWGLFSLAPHGWTEPMERVLAAAAKANQRVLMPRPGQSVEPESPPALEPWWPQLPWNTAEQDPIVSTKLN is encoded by the coding sequence ATGAACCTGAGGCGCGGCCTCACTCGCGTGGCGAAGTGGACGGGGGCGCTCGTGGCCGTTGCGCTGGCCGGCACGCTCATCAGCGCCTGGCCCGCCTTCGGTGGCCGTGCGAAGGGCGCGCGCCTCGAGCGCATGCAGCACTCACCGCAGTGGCAGGACGGCCACTTCGAGAATCCTCAACCCCTCTTCAACGACTGGTCCCGCTCGCTCACGGCGATGTTCAACGCGAGCCCCGTCGCGAGCCCCACCGAGCTTCCGCTCTCCACCGCCACCGGTGACCACCACCGCTGGGAGACGCCTCCCGCCACCGGTCTGCGCGTCACGTGGTTCGGCCACTCGTCCACCCTCGTGGAGATTGACGGCGCCCGCGTGCTCACGGACCCCATCTGGAGTGACAGGGCCTCGCCGCTGACCTGGGTTGGCCCGAAGCGGTGGTACGCGCCTCCCGTCGCGCTGACGGAACTGCCAAAGGTCGACGCCGTGGTCATCTCCCATGACCACTACGACCACCTGGACCACCGCACCCTCGTGGCCATGAAGGACTGGGACACCACCTTCATCGTCCCGCTCGGCGTCGGCGCGCACCTGGAGGCCTGGGGCATTCCCACTGCTCGCATCGTCGAGCTCGACTGGTGGGAGCGCACGCAGGTGGCGGGCCTCGACATCGTCTGCACGCCGTCGCGTCACGCCTCGGGCCGCACGGGCATCGACAAGGACGCCACGCTGTGGGCCGGCTTCGCGATGCTCGGCCCGAAGCACCGCGCGTACTACTCGGGGGACACGGGCCTGTTCCCCGCGATGAAGGACATCGGCGCCCGGCTCGGGCCCTTCGACGTCACGCTCATCGAGGTGGGCCAGTACCACAGCGCCTGGCCGGACTGGCACATCGGCCCCGAGCAGGCCGTGCTCGCCCACCAGCAACTCCAGGGACGCGTCCTGCTGCCCGTGCACTGGGGCCTCTTCAGCCTCGCGCCCCACGGGTGGACGGAGCCCATGGAGCGCGTGCTCGCGGCCGCCGCGAAGGCGAATCAGCGCGTGCTCATGCCCAGGCCGGGGCAGAGCGTCGAGCCGGAGTCTCCTCCGGCCCTCGAGCCGTGGTGGCCCCAGCTCCCGTGGAACACGGCGGAGCAGGACCCCATCGTCTCCACCAAGCTGAACTGA
- a CDS encoding type II toxin-antitoxin system RatA family toxin: MPGATRTIVINAPVEKVFDVITQYERYPEFLPEVKEIRTSNRQGSTVDVHYKVDVMKTVRYSIRVTEERPRRMAWSFIEGEVMKDNKGSWVLEPEGEGKTRATYNVEMALGLLVPKAVVNALVDTSLPKMLDAFKRRAEGA; the protein is encoded by the coding sequence ATGCCTGGCGCCACGCGGACCATCGTCATCAACGCTCCCGTCGAGAAGGTCTTCGACGTCATCACCCAGTACGAGCGCTACCCGGAGTTCCTGCCCGAGGTGAAGGAGATCCGCACCTCCAACCGGCAGGGCAGCACGGTGGACGTCCACTACAAGGTCGACGTGATGAAGACGGTCCGCTACTCCATCCGCGTCACGGAGGAGCGCCCCCGCCGCATGGCCTGGTCCTTCATCGAGGGCGAGGTGATGAAGGACAACAAGGGGAGCTGGGTGCTGGAGCCCGAGGGCGAGGGCAAGACGCGCGCCACCTACAACGTGGAGATGGCCCTGGGCCTGCTGGTGCCCAAGGCCGTCGTCAATGCCCTGGTGGACACCTCCCTCCCCAAGATGCTGGACGCCTTCAAGCGCCGGGCAGAGGGGGCCTGA
- the glpX gene encoding class II fructose-bisphosphatase — translation MDRNLAMEVVRVTEMAAIASARLMGRGNKNESDQAAVDAMRRAFDALQIDGTVVIGEGERDEAPMLYIGEKVGKRGEGAPEVDIALDPLEGTNLCAYGRPGSISVVAMSSKGGLLNAPDTYMEKLAVGPRAKGAIDLRKSPTENLRNIAERMKVYVEDLTVMVLDRERHADLIKEVRAAGARIRLIEDGDVAGAIATCFEGTGVDVLMGIGGAPEGVIAAAAMRATGGDMQGRLVPRNQGEIERAKKMGITDMSKIYTAEELAKGEVMFAASGVTSGDFLKGVRFFGGGCETHSVVMRSKTGTVRFIQSLHKFDKKPGYAF, via the coding sequence ATGGATCGCAACCTGGCAATGGAGGTCGTGCGCGTCACCGAGATGGCGGCCATCGCCTCCGCGCGACTGATGGGCCGCGGCAACAAGAACGAGTCGGACCAGGCCGCGGTGGACGCCATGCGTCGCGCCTTCGACGCGCTCCAGATTGACGGCACCGTCGTCATCGGTGAGGGCGAGCGCGACGAGGCGCCCATGCTCTACATCGGCGAGAAGGTGGGCAAGCGCGGCGAGGGCGCTCCCGAGGTGGACATCGCGCTGGACCCGCTCGAGGGCACCAACCTGTGCGCCTACGGCCGCCCGGGCTCCATCTCCGTCGTGGCCATGTCCAGCAAGGGCGGCCTGCTCAACGCGCCGGACACGTACATGGAGAAGCTGGCGGTGGGCCCCCGCGCCAAGGGCGCCATCGACCTGCGCAAGTCCCCCACGGAGAACCTCCGCAACATCGCGGAGCGGATGAAGGTCTACGTCGAGGACCTCACCGTCATGGTGCTGGACCGCGAGCGCCACGCCGACCTCATCAAGGAGGTCCGCGCCGCGGGCGCCCGCATCCGCCTCATCGAGGACGGTGACGTGGCCGGCGCCATCGCCACCTGTTTCGAGGGCACCGGCGTGGACGTGCTGATGGGCATTGGCGGCGCTCCCGAGGGCGTCATCGCCGCGGCCGCCATGCGCGCCACCGGCGGCGACATGCAGGGCCGGCTCGTCCCCCGCAACCAGGGCGAAATCGAGCGCGCGAAGAAGATGGGCATCACCGACATGTCCAAGATCTACACGGCCGAGGAGCTGGCGAAGGGCGAGGTGATGTTCGCCGCCTCCGGCGTCACGTCCGGTGACTTCCTCAAGGGCGTGCGCTTCTTCGGCGGCGGCTGCGAGACGCACTCCGTCGTCATGCGCAGCAAGACGGGCACGGTGCGGTTCATCCAGTCCCTGCACAAGTTCGACAAGAAGCCGGGGTACGCTTTCTAG
- the surE gene encoding 5'/3'-nucleotidase SurE, producing the protein MSAKQPRILVSNDDGYFSEGLQALVEAVTPLGEVWVVAPDREQSAASHAISLHRPLRIKEVRERWFAVDGTPADSAYLAINHLLKDDRPAIMVSGINHGANLAEDVMYSGTVAAAMEGALLGVPAIAFSLVARGQFDFGPAARFARSLVASALARPLPPKMLLNVNIPGGVEPDGYVVTRQGRHTYGYEVVEKVDPRGRKYYWIGGSEYQHEDIPGSDCNAVHLDKRISVTPLHFELTDHGRKGELAGWKLDGYSRHEPDGA; encoded by the coding sequence GTGAGCGCCAAGCAACCGCGCATCCTGGTCTCCAACGACGACGGCTACTTCTCCGAGGGCCTCCAGGCCCTCGTGGAGGCGGTGACGCCGCTGGGAGAGGTGTGGGTGGTGGCGCCGGACCGCGAGCAGAGCGCGGCCTCGCACGCCATCTCCCTGCACCGGCCGCTGCGCATCAAGGAGGTGCGCGAGCGGTGGTTCGCCGTGGACGGGACGCCCGCGGACAGCGCTTATCTGGCGATCAACCACCTCCTGAAGGATGATCGCCCGGCAATCATGGTCTCCGGCATCAACCACGGCGCCAATCTGGCGGAGGACGTCATGTACTCCGGGACGGTGGCGGCGGCGATGGAAGGGGCGCTCCTCGGGGTGCCGGCCATCGCCTTCAGCCTCGTGGCCCGGGGGCAGTTCGACTTTGGCCCGGCGGCCCGCTTCGCGCGCTCATTGGTGGCGAGCGCGCTGGCGCGGCCGTTGCCGCCGAAGATGCTCCTCAACGTGAACATCCCCGGGGGCGTGGAGCCGGACGGGTATGTCGTCACGCGCCAGGGCCGGCATACCTACGGATACGAGGTGGTGGAGAAGGTCGACCCGCGGGGCCGGAAGTACTACTGGATTGGCGGGAGCGAGTACCAGCACGAGGACATTCCGGGCAGCGACTGCAACGCGGTGCACCTGGACAAGCGCATCTCGGTGACGCCGCTGCACTTCGAGCTGACGGACCACGGGCGGAAGGGTGAGCTCGCGGGGTGGAAGCTCGACGGCTATTCGCGGCACGAACCGGACGGTGCCTAG
- the lexA gene encoding transcriptional repressor LexA, with the protein MEELTERQREILSFIVKETETRGFPPTIREIGEQMDIRSTNGVNDHLKALERKGYLNRGEQQSRSLVPTKRARLALGLGAKKEAGMVEVPLLGKVAAGAPLLAQEHMEDSVKIDSFLLGGVNGREVFALRVKGQSMIDDGIHDGDYLFVKKTPAAQPGDIVVALIEDEATVKRYYPEGERIRFQPANATMQPIYVSRTEFRSTMILGQVVGVYRKLQGGRV; encoded by the coding sequence ATGGAAGAGCTCACGGAACGCCAGCGCGAGATTCTCAGCTTCATCGTCAAGGAGACGGAGACGCGGGGTTTCCCGCCGACCATCCGCGAGATTGGCGAGCAGATGGACATCCGCTCGACCAACGGGGTGAACGACCACCTCAAGGCGCTGGAGCGCAAGGGCTACCTCAACCGGGGTGAGCAGCAGAGCCGCTCGCTGGTGCCCACCAAGCGGGCGCGGCTGGCGCTGGGCCTGGGCGCCAAGAAGGAAGCCGGCATGGTGGAGGTGCCCCTGCTGGGCAAGGTGGCCGCTGGCGCCCCCCTGCTCGCCCAGGAGCACATGGAGGACTCGGTCAAGATCGACAGCTTCCTGCTCGGTGGAGTGAATGGCCGCGAGGTCTTCGCTCTGCGTGTGAAGGGGCAGTCGATGATTGACGACGGCATCCACGACGGGGACTACCTCTTCGTGAAGAAGACGCCGGCCGCGCAGCCGGGCGACATCGTGGTGGCCCTCATCGAGGACGAGGCCACGGTGAAGCGCTACTACCCGGAGGGCGAGCGCATCCGGTTCCAGCCGGCGAACGCCACCATGCAGCCCATCTACGTGAGCCGCACGGAGTTTCGGTCCACGATGATTCTGGGCCAGGTGGTGGGCGTGTACCGCAAGCTGCAGGGCGGGCGCGTCTAG
- the eno gene encoding phosphopyruvate hydratase yields MTEIAQILAREVLDSRGNPTVEAEVLLNGGSRGRAAVPSGASTGEHEAIELRDGDKGRYLGKGVRKAVKNVIDVLAPALVGMDAADQFAVDQKMLELDGTPTKGKLGANAILAVSMACARAAADAHGLPLYRYVGGVQARTLPVPLMNILNGGAHADTRVDVQEFMVVPAGAPSFSEGLRWGAEVFHALKKILKGRKLATGVGDEGGYAPDLPANEEALKLIMEAIDSAGFKAGEQLFLALDVAASEFFDKGSKKYKLKGEGKEFDSSGLLDYYRGLSERYPIISIEDGMAEDDWDGWKKVTDALGNKMQLVGDDLFVTNVERLARGIEGGTANSILVKVNQIGSLTETFDAVRMAHKAGYTSVMSHRSGETEDTTIADLAVALDCGQIKTGSASRSDRIAKYNQLLRIEQELGAAARYAGKSVFRALAQKK; encoded by the coding sequence ATGACCGAGATTGCTCAGATTCTGGCGCGTGAAGTGCTCGACTCCCGTGGCAACCCCACCGTGGAGGCCGAGGTCCTCCTGAACGGCGGCTCGCGGGGCCGTGCGGCGGTGCCCTCCGGGGCCTCCACCGGCGAGCACGAGGCCATTGAACTGCGTGACGGCGACAAGGGCCGCTACCTGGGCAAGGGCGTGCGCAAGGCCGTCAAGAACGTCATCGACGTGCTGGCCCCGGCCCTGGTGGGCATGGACGCGGCGGACCAGTTCGCCGTGGACCAGAAGATGCTGGAGCTGGACGGCACGCCCACCAAGGGCAAGCTGGGCGCCAACGCCATCCTCGCGGTGTCCATGGCCTGTGCCCGCGCCGCGGCGGACGCGCACGGCCTGCCCCTGTACCGGTACGTGGGCGGCGTGCAGGCGCGCACGCTGCCGGTGCCGCTGATGAACATCCTCAACGGCGGCGCGCACGCGGACACGCGCGTGGACGTGCAGGAGTTCATGGTGGTGCCCGCGGGCGCCCCGTCCTTCTCCGAGGGCCTGCGCTGGGGCGCGGAGGTGTTCCACGCGCTGAAGAAGATTCTCAAGGGCCGCAAGCTGGCCACCGGCGTGGGCGACGAGGGCGGCTACGCCCCGGACCTGCCGGCCAACGAGGAAGCGCTGAAGCTCATCATGGAGGCCATCGACTCGGCGGGCTTCAAAGCCGGCGAGCAGCTGTTCCTCGCGCTGGACGTGGCGGCGAGCGAGTTCTTCGACAAGGGCTCGAAGAAGTACAAGCTCAAGGGCGAGGGCAAGGAGTTCGACTCGTCCGGGCTGCTCGACTACTACCGTGGCCTGTCCGAGCGCTACCCCATCATCTCCATTGAAGACGGCATGGCGGAGGATGACTGGGACGGCTGGAAGAAGGTCACCGACGCGCTGGGCAACAAGATGCAGTTGGTGGGCGACGACCTCTTCGTCACCAACGTGGAGCGGCTGGCGCGCGGCATCGAGGGCGGCACGGCAAACTCCATCCTGGTGAAGGTGAACCAGATTGGCTCGCTGACGGAGACGTTCGACGCCGTGCGCATGGCGCACAAGGCGGGCTACACGTCCGTGATGAGCCACCGCTCCGGCGAGACGGAGGACACCACCATCGCGGACCTCGCGGTGGCGCTGGACTGCGGGCAGATCAAGACGGGCTCGGCTTCGCGCTCGGACCGCATCGCCAAGTACAACCAGCTGCTGCGCATCGAGCAGGAGCTGGGCGCGGCCGCCCGCTACGCCGGCAAGTCCGTCTTCCGCGCCCTGGCGCAGAAGAAGTAA
- a CDS encoding acyl-CoA thioesterase yields the protein MVEARLRVIYGDTDQMGVVYYANYFRYFEFARSEYFRSMGGSYAELERSGTQLPVVEASCQYRAPARYDDLIVIRPTVSELRRASIVFTYELFREGEPRTLLCTGRTLHACVGRDGKPTRMPDVMRRLLTTSEPSQGSSTST from the coding sequence ATGGTCGAGGCCCGGCTTCGCGTCATCTACGGCGACACCGATCAAATGGGTGTCGTCTACTACGCGAACTATTTCCGCTACTTCGAGTTCGCCCGCAGCGAGTACTTCCGCTCGATGGGCGGCAGCTACGCCGAATTGGAGCGCTCCGGCACGCAGCTCCCCGTCGTGGAGGCGAGCTGCCAGTACCGCGCCCCGGCCCGCTACGACGACCTGATTGTCATCCGCCCCACGGTGAGCGAGTTGCGCCGCGCGTCCATCGTGTTCACCTACGAGCTTTTCCGTGAAGGGGAGCCGCGCACGCTGCTGTGCACCGGCCGTACCCTGCACGCCTGCGTGGGGCGCGACGGCAAGCCCACCCGCATGCCGGACGTCATGCGCCGGCTGCTGACAACCTCGGAGCCTTCCCAGGGCTCCTCCACTTCCACCTGA
- a CDS encoding M23 family metallopeptidase, with the protein MRGSVSSRAGGALRVLLVAVLFAGCAGTRAAAPPPDTEWMPVGDAKYAAPAGASSSTQVSSSSVKGGLPFALRSAHPEPELVSMRHRVAPGETMYRIAKTYGFSVEELGAANGIKAPWTLAVGQELTIPGVERNASADEPEVLAEADAEPVRTSSEGTPRRSVPVVARREEPPSRSRPASRPGVGSRPRLATQGMLDWPLKGVLYGRFGKKGKEPHDGIDLAAPAGSPVKTAQEGTVLYAGEQRGYGNIVIVEHSNQLITLYAHNRDLRVRTGQRVLAGQVIATVGESGKTSGPHLHFEVRMDGKPVDPLDYLGPMPSS; encoded by the coding sequence TTGCGTGGGTCCGTGTCCAGCCGAGCGGGTGGGGCGCTCCGGGTTCTGCTCGTGGCCGTGCTGTTCGCCGGCTGCGCGGGGACCCGGGCGGCCGCTCCTCCGCCGGACACGGAGTGGATGCCGGTGGGTGACGCGAAGTACGCGGCGCCCGCCGGGGCCTCTTCTTCGACGCAGGTGTCCTCGTCTTCGGTGAAGGGCGGGCTGCCATTCGCGCTGCGGTCCGCGCACCCGGAGCCGGAGTTGGTGTCCATGCGCCACCGCGTGGCGCCGGGCGAGACGATGTACCGCATCGCGAAGACGTACGGCTTCTCGGTGGAGGAGCTGGGCGCGGCCAACGGCATCAAGGCGCCATGGACGCTCGCGGTGGGGCAGGAGCTCACGATTCCGGGAGTGGAGCGGAACGCGTCGGCGGACGAGCCGGAGGTGCTGGCCGAGGCGGACGCGGAGCCGGTGCGGACGTCCTCCGAGGGGACTCCGAGGCGGAGTGTGCCGGTGGTGGCGCGGCGTGAGGAGCCGCCTTCTCGCTCCAGGCCGGCGTCGCGTCCGGGCGTGGGCTCGCGTCCGCGACTGGCGACCCAGGGGATGTTGGACTGGCCGTTGAAGGGCGTGCTGTACGGGCGGTTCGGGAAGAAGGGGAAGGAGCCGCACGACGGTATCGACCTGGCGGCGCCTGCGGGGAGCCCGGTGAAGACGGCGCAGGAGGGCACGGTCCTCTACGCGGGCGAGCAGCGTGGGTACGGCAACATCGTCATCGTGGAGCACTCGAACCAGTTGATTACCCTGTACGCGCACAACCGGGATTTGCGCGTGCGCACGGGGCAGCGGGTGCTGGCGGGACAGGTGATTGCCACAGTGGGCGAGTCGGGCAAGACGTCCGGTCCGCACCTGCACTTCGAGGTGCGCATGGACGGCAAGCCCGTGGACCCGCTCGACTACCTCGGGCCGATGCCGTCGTCCTGA
- a CDS encoding tetratricopeptide repeat protein, whose product MSPRLRVLPLLVLLSIAACDDGPPAVNPKDHAEGLYLKGTAEYLQGQFEASLASFEAMKQLTPNDPRLPAARGEVFLSMGRINDALTEFEAAIKLDPKRSTNWSRLGFIQAQLGKVPEAQSSLRKAIALYPNDFNALESLGELHLKKGEKDEAVRHFSLAAGAASGEAKSMLVMRAVDVLNQQGKNDEVIKLTDNAVGQGVRAPEVLSALGDALVRAGRLTEALEAYKDAASQSRTDPTLWELVGEIHLRLDKPADAIAAYKESLKIKNRAVVHVALARIHLARQDRPGALDELNAALESVSGKDLREMRELADLLATLDRKPDALKILASLSAEQENVKDTELQLTTARLAKELKDAALQQVACARVTAADAGVTKCP is encoded by the coding sequence ATGTCGCCGCGCCTGCGCGTCCTGCCCCTGCTCGTCCTCCTCTCCATCGCCGCGTGTGACGACGGCCCTCCAGCCGTCAACCCCAAGGACCACGCCGAGGGCCTCTACCTCAAGGGCACCGCCGAGTACCTCCAGGGACAGTTCGAGGCGTCGCTCGCCTCGTTCGAGGCGATGAAGCAGCTCACCCCCAACGACCCGCGCCTGCCCGCCGCACGGGGCGAAGTCTTCCTGTCGATGGGCCGCATCAACGACGCGCTCACCGAGTTCGAGGCGGCCATCAAGCTCGACCCGAAGCGTTCCACCAACTGGAGCCGCCTGGGGTTCATCCAGGCGCAGCTCGGCAAGGTGCCCGAGGCCCAGAGCTCGCTGCGCAAGGCCATCGCGCTGTATCCGAATGACTTCAACGCGCTCGAGTCCCTGGGCGAGCTGCACCTCAAGAAGGGCGAGAAGGACGAGGCCGTGCGCCACTTCTCGCTCGCCGCTGGCGCCGCGTCTGGCGAGGCGAAGTCCATGCTCGTGATGCGCGCGGTGGACGTGCTGAACCAGCAGGGAAAGAACGACGAGGTCATCAAGCTCACGGACAACGCGGTGGGGCAGGGCGTGCGCGCGCCCGAGGTGTTGTCCGCGCTGGGCGATGCGCTCGTGCGAGCGGGCCGGCTCACCGAGGCGCTGGAGGCGTACAAGGACGCCGCGAGCCAATCTCGCACCGACCCCACGCTCTGGGAGCTGGTGGGGGAAATCCACCTGCGGTTGGACAAGCCCGCTGACGCGATTGCGGCGTACAAGGAGTCGCTCAAAATCAAGAACAGGGCCGTGGTGCATGTGGCGCTCGCGCGCATCCACCTCGCGCGGCAGGACCGCCCGGGCGCGCTGGATGAGCTGAACGCGGCGCTGGAGTCCGTGTCCGGCAAGGACCTGCGCGAAATGCGCGAGCTGGCCGACCTGCTCGCGACCCTGGACCGCAAGCCGGACGCGCTGAAGATTCTCGCCAGCCTCAGCGCGGAGCAGGAGAACGTGAAGGACACCGAGCTGCAGCTCACCACCGCCCGGCTGGCGAAGGAACTGAAGGACGCGGCCCTGCAGCAGGTCGCGTGTGCTCGCGTCACCGCGGCCGATGCCGGGGTGACGAAGTGCCCGTGA